The Paenibacillus uliginis N3/975 genome has a window encoding:
- a CDS encoding formyltransferase family protein yields MKITVFTSNQPRHVSLIEGLSSIADQVYAIQECNTVFPGRVEDFFRKSDVMQKYFNHVIAAEREVFGDLKFTSDNVTQLSLKSGDINMIDLETLSPALNSDYYIVFGASYIKGGLCDFLVKQGAINIHMGVSPYYRGNSCNFWALYDGNPELVGATIHLLSKGLDSGDILYHAFPKPESIDPFVLGMKAVKSAHDSLIENIQSGIIKELVPSKQNKESEIRYTRNKDFHDEVAKDYLENLPAPVDLKNKLEQRDINQFLYPYVG; encoded by the coding sequence ATGAAAATAACAGTATTCACTAGTAACCAACCGCGACACGTTTCACTAATTGAGGGATTATCAAGTATAGCTGATCAAGTATATGCTATCCAAGAATGCAATACTGTTTTTCCGGGTAGAGTTGAAGATTTCTTTAGAAAATCAGATGTCATGCAAAAATATTTTAATCATGTAATTGCAGCAGAGAGGGAAGTCTTCGGGGATCTGAAATTTACTTCAGATAATGTGACTCAACTTTCACTGAAGAGCGGAGATATAAATATGATTGATCTTGAAACTTTATCTCCAGCACTTAATTCTGATTATTATATTGTTTTTGGAGCTAGCTACATTAAAGGGGGATTATGTGATTTTTTAGTAAAGCAAGGTGCTATTAATATACATATGGGCGTATCCCCTTATTATAGAGGGAACTCGTGTAACTTTTGGGCGCTATATGATGGAAATCCCGAGCTGGTTGGAGCCACTATCCATTTGCTAAGCAAAGGTTTAGATTCTGGTGATATATTGTATCATGCTTTTCCGAAACCAGAATCCATTGACCCATTTGTTCTAGGAATGAAGGCTGTAAAAAGTGCACATGATTCTCTAATAGAAAATATACAAAGTGGCATTATAAAAGAGTTAGTACCATCTAAGCAAAATAAAGAATCTGAAATTAGATATACTAGAAATAAAGATTTCCATGATGAAGTAGCTAAAGACTATCTTGAGAACTTGCCTGCCCCAGTAGACCTTAAAAATAAGCTTGAGCAAAGAGATATAAATCAATTTTTATATCCCTATGTGGGATGA